Proteins encoded by one window of Chondromyces crocatus:
- a CDS encoding lycopene cyclase has translation MIRREVARGLVREAGGEALLERLEHLDAVRSARASGAAGAPGAAGARGEGLRAPDRGARPDHDVVIAGGGLSLLLAPLLAAKGLRVAVLDRARVGGAHREWNAGEAEVQALVGCGLFSREEVERLIVARYREGFCRWHGGGTYPVRGVLDHAIDARGLLDAARAQAEARGVSLLDEHALVAHAEGRDAVALSVESGGVRRSLSTRLLVDARGAASPYATADLICPTVGGVMEGLEVGPGPRQIQPDVGEILVSTEGIDGGFQHLWEGFPGRPGETTVYLFYYARAEDVGPGALVSLYARFFAQLGRYKAGEPQLVRPTFGYIPGWSRLSPAPRAKGRRVKLVGDAAARHSPLTFCGFGASVRGLARTAKALGEAVERPEVSEMGEDAPVHAGTGALAALMARPPRGMGAEGMNALLDTAFSVLHAEGDAFYGALLRDEMSAGDFVGFLQKTARLRPSVYREVFGALGAGALGRWGVGLARELLRVG, from the coding sequence GTGATCCGTCGTGAGGTGGCGCGAGGCCTGGTGCGGGAGGCGGGAGGCGAGGCGCTGCTGGAGCGGCTGGAGCACCTGGACGCGGTGCGGTCGGCGCGTGCTTCGGGAGCGGCTGGGGCGCCTGGAGCGGCTGGAGCGCGGGGTGAGGGGTTGCGTGCGCCGGATCGGGGAGCGCGGCCCGACCATGACGTGGTGATCGCGGGCGGGGGGCTGTCGCTGCTCCTGGCGCCGCTGCTCGCGGCGAAGGGTCTGCGGGTGGCGGTGCTCGATCGGGCGCGGGTGGGGGGCGCGCACCGGGAGTGGAACGCGGGAGAAGCCGAGGTGCAGGCGCTCGTGGGGTGCGGGCTGTTCTCGCGCGAGGAGGTGGAGCGGCTGATCGTGGCGCGCTACCGGGAGGGGTTCTGTCGGTGGCACGGGGGAGGGACGTACCCGGTGCGCGGGGTGCTGGACCACGCGATCGATGCGCGGGGGCTGCTGGATGCGGCGCGGGCGCAGGCCGAGGCGCGTGGGGTGTCGCTGCTCGATGAGCACGCGCTGGTGGCGCACGCAGAGGGGCGCGATGCGGTGGCGCTGTCGGTGGAGTCCGGCGGGGTGCGGCGGTCGCTGTCGACACGGCTGCTCGTGGACGCGCGGGGGGCGGCGAGCCCGTACGCGACGGCGGACCTGATCTGTCCGACGGTGGGTGGGGTGATGGAAGGGCTGGAGGTGGGGCCGGGGCCGCGGCAGATCCAGCCGGACGTGGGGGAGATTCTGGTGTCGACCGAGGGGATCGACGGGGGCTTCCAGCACCTGTGGGAGGGGTTCCCGGGGCGGCCCGGAGAGACGACGGTCTACCTGTTCTACTACGCGCGCGCAGAAGACGTGGGGCCGGGGGCGCTGGTCTCGCTGTACGCGCGGTTCTTCGCGCAGCTCGGGCGCTACAAGGCGGGGGAGCCGCAGCTCGTGCGGCCGACGTTCGGGTACATCCCGGGGTGGTCGCGGCTGTCGCCGGCGCCGCGGGCGAAAGGGCGTCGGGTGAAGCTCGTCGGGGACGCGGCGGCGCGGCACTCGCCGCTGACGTTCTGTGGGTTCGGGGCGAGCGTGCGAGGGCTCGCGCGAACGGCGAAGGCGCTCGGCGAGGCGGTGGAGCGGCCGGAGGTGAGCGAGATGGGCGAGGACGCGCCGGTGCACGCAGGGACGGGGGCGCTGGCGGCGCTGATGGCGCGTCCGCCGCGCGGGATGGGCGCGGAGGGGATGAACGCGCTGCTCGATACGGCGTTCTCGGTGCTGCACGCGGAAGGGGACGCGTTCTACGGGGCGCTCTTGCGGGACGAGATGAGCGCCGGGGATTTCGTGGGGTTCCTGCAGAAGACGGCAAGGCTTCGCCCGAGCGTGTACCGTGAGGTGTTCGGCGCGCTGGGGGCCGGGGCGCTGGGGCGCTGGGGGGTGGGGCTGGCGCGAGAACTCTTGCGGGTGGGGTAG
- a CDS encoding sterol desaturase family protein — MLTSIAIWIGAALATALAMEAWAALLHGRIWHGALWFIHRSHHRRRKGAWELNDALSVLHAPIAIALILYGCLASPGVHRDLAFGVGIGMTLFGVAYVVVHDGLVHQRLPVAWLARVPYLARVREAHLVHHRTGAAPHGLFFGPWVAARLPHPPPPRPRTPTPASTPHPAPTPRVARSPHP; from the coding sequence ATGCTGACCTCGATCGCCATCTGGATCGGCGCCGCCCTCGCCACCGCCCTCGCCATGGAAGCCTGGGCCGCCCTGCTCCACGGCCGCATCTGGCACGGCGCCCTCTGGTTCATTCATCGCTCGCATCACCGCCGCCGCAAGGGCGCCTGGGAGCTGAACGACGCCCTCTCCGTGCTGCACGCGCCCATCGCCATCGCCCTCATCCTCTACGGCTGCCTCGCGTCGCCAGGCGTCCACCGCGACCTCGCCTTCGGCGTCGGCATCGGCATGACCCTCTTCGGCGTCGCGTACGTGGTGGTCCATGACGGGCTCGTGCACCAGCGACTCCCGGTCGCCTGGCTCGCCCGCGTTCCCTACCTCGCCCGCGTCCGGGAAGCCCACCTCGTGCATCACCGCACGGGCGCCGCGCCCCACGGCCTCTTCTTCGGCCCCTGGGTCGCAGCCCGCCTCCCCCATCCACCACCGCCTCGACCCCGCACCCCGACGCCCGCCTCGACCCCGCACCCCGCGCCCACCCCCCGCGTCGCGCGATCCCCTCACCCCTGA
- a CDS encoding lysophospholipid acyltransferase family protein has product MVVSLGASGVLDERGAVRAEGGAMIPARKGRWFNAWFSGHARGKIHGTFSEVWIHGLAEARALAAEAPLLLLANHTSWWDPLVILHLSQHVLEVDGHAMMDAKNLRRLPFFAKVGAFGVDLESPADGAAAIKYAVKLLDRPGRAVWVFPQGRERPAGERPLGFRPGAAEIARVARRARVVPVGLRYELGAEEQPKLYVSFGAPVAALRDAVTGRRVQEQAVEAELDRIHEALCAVADGGEGLAAFARVHRAKESAVGPLLERLLAHWTRPPGVPRPQLPGGGRGG; this is encoded by the coding sequence GTGGTGGTCTCGCTGGGAGCGAGCGGGGTGCTGGATGAGCGAGGCGCCGTCCGTGCGGAGGGAGGCGCGATGATCCCGGCGCGGAAGGGGCGCTGGTTCAACGCGTGGTTCTCGGGTCATGCGCGGGGGAAGATTCACGGGACGTTCAGTGAGGTGTGGATCCACGGGCTGGCCGAGGCGCGGGCCCTGGCCGCGGAGGCGCCGCTGCTGCTGCTCGCGAACCACACGTCGTGGTGGGATCCGCTGGTGATCTTGCACCTGTCGCAGCATGTGCTGGAGGTGGACGGTCACGCGATGATGGACGCGAAGAACCTGCGGCGTCTGCCGTTCTTCGCGAAGGTGGGGGCGTTCGGGGTGGATCTGGAGAGTCCGGCCGATGGCGCGGCGGCGATCAAGTACGCGGTGAAGCTGCTCGATCGGCCAGGGCGCGCGGTGTGGGTCTTTCCGCAAGGGAGGGAGCGCCCGGCAGGAGAGCGGCCGCTCGGGTTCCGGCCAGGGGCGGCGGAGATCGCGCGGGTGGCGCGGCGCGCGCGGGTGGTGCCGGTGGGGCTGCGGTACGAGCTGGGGGCGGAGGAGCAGCCGAAGCTCTACGTGTCGTTCGGGGCGCCCGTGGCCGCGCTGCGGGATGCGGTCACAGGGAGGCGGGTGCAGGAGCAAGCGGTGGAGGCCGAGCTGGACCGGATCCATGAGGCGCTGTGCGCGGTGGCGGATGGGGGCGAGGGGTTGGCGGCATTCGCGCGGGTGCACCGGGCGAAGGAATCGGCGGTGGGGCCGCTGCTGGAGAGGTTGCTCGCGCATTGGACCCGGCCTCCTGGCGTTCCTAGGCCCCAGCTTCCTGGAGGAGGCCGCGGCGGTTGA
- a CDS encoding glycosyltransferase, whose product MEPSLAQTAGWIPLAWAAVVASVSLEALRRARAAARRAPVIPPLPSETRVLLVRPCAGHEPHLERTLRSLAGARTRGTLRCVVAVETQEDTATPAARAAITALEQAGLKARLAFTRPASDGARALDPNRKAAQLAAVVATEAQPFDLLLVADSDVDLDGLDLDLLLAPLTAPRPASATWAPPAERAPAHTLGDRASAAVLGGSLHAFPLLAHLDPSALVGKLCAVRADHLARAGGFGALVAHLGEDMELARRLRAHGGHVAPAPLVASSLAAGRSLPAVVSRYARWLSVIRAQRTLLLASYPALFCATPLITALALATAPLTPLLASAALTLALGARLLTALGAARAAGRPTALRTALADALLADLVLLAAFTRALASRKVRWRDTVLEVNRRGLLQEAGA is encoded by the coding sequence ATGGAGCCTTCGCTCGCGCAAACCGCCGGCTGGATTCCGCTCGCCTGGGCGGCGGTGGTCGCGAGCGTGTCCCTGGAGGCCCTGCGCCGAGCCCGCGCGGCAGCACGGCGCGCACCTGTCATCCCGCCTCTGCCCTCCGAAACCCGCGTCCTCCTCGTCCGCCCTTGCGCGGGCCACGAGCCCCACCTGGAGCGCACCCTGCGCTCGCTCGCGGGAGCCCGCACCCGCGGTACCCTGCGCTGCGTCGTCGCCGTGGAGACCCAGGAGGACACCGCCACCCCCGCTGCCCGGGCCGCCATCACCGCACTCGAACAGGCCGGCCTGAAGGCCCGCCTCGCCTTCACCCGGCCAGCCTCCGACGGCGCACGCGCGCTCGACCCCAACCGGAAAGCGGCCCAGCTCGCCGCCGTCGTGGCCACCGAAGCGCAGCCCTTCGACCTCCTGCTCGTCGCCGACAGCGACGTCGACCTCGACGGCCTCGACCTCGACCTCCTCCTCGCCCCCCTCACCGCCCCTCGGCCCGCGTCGGCCACCTGGGCCCCACCCGCCGAGCGCGCCCCCGCCCACACCCTCGGCGACCGCGCCTCGGCCGCAGTGCTCGGCGGATCCCTCCACGCCTTCCCGCTGCTCGCCCACCTCGACCCTTCCGCCCTCGTCGGCAAGCTCTGCGCTGTACGCGCCGACCACCTCGCGCGTGCAGGCGGCTTCGGCGCCCTCGTCGCCCACCTCGGCGAAGACATGGAACTCGCCCGTCGCCTGCGCGCCCATGGAGGCCACGTCGCGCCTGCCCCCCTCGTCGCCTCCTCCCTCGCCGCGGGCCGCTCCCTCCCCGCCGTCGTCAGCCGCTACGCCCGCTGGCTCAGCGTCATCCGCGCCCAGCGCACGCTCCTTCTCGCCAGCTACCCGGCCCTCTTCTGCGCCACCCCCCTCATCACCGCGCTCGCCCTCGCCACCGCCCCGCTCACCCCCCTCCTCGCCAGCGCCGCCCTCACCCTCGCCCTCGGCGCCCGCCTCCTCACGGCCCTCGGCGCCGCCCGCGCGGCCGGCCGCCCCACCGCGCTCCGCACCGCCCTCGCGGACGCCCTCCTCGCCGACCTCGTGCTCCTCGCCGCCTTCACGCGCGCCCTCGCCAGCCGCAAGGTCCGCTGGCGCGACACCGTCCTCGAGGTCAACCGCCGCGGCCTCCTCCAGGAAGCTGGGGCCTAG
- a CDS encoding carotenoid 1,2-hydratase, whose protein sequence is MSDDGRHALTLIALLGSVFSPYYAAARSRGLGMGEPLDHCAMNVALYGPRASHWALTERRRTAVTRSPSALQIGPSAMRWESDDLLVSFDETTSPFPSLLPTRLRGQVRLIPHSAPPAPVRLDAAGRHLWTPIAPIARAEVTLSHPELRFSGSAYLDANAGDEPLEDAFTGWSWARATTGEGHRHPHASAAHDEVAVSYQVERRDGSRLRIARTFDRRGDERELGAHALRPFGRTGWGLSRSIAVDPGTSPHLVRTLEDTPFYARSLASATLGGRQATVVHEQLSLERFQCSWVRFLIPFRMRRAT, encoded by the coding sequence GTGAGCGATGACGGGCGCCACGCGCTCACCCTCATCGCCCTGCTCGGCAGCGTGTTCTCCCCCTACTATGCCGCGGCTCGAAGCCGAGGTCTCGGGATGGGCGAGCCACTCGATCACTGCGCCATGAACGTGGCCCTCTACGGACCACGCGCCTCGCACTGGGCGCTCACCGAGCGGCGCCGCACCGCCGTGACCCGCAGCCCGAGCGCACTCCAGATCGGCCCGAGCGCCATGCGGTGGGAGAGCGACGACCTGCTCGTCTCCTTCGATGAGACCACCTCGCCGTTCCCTTCGCTCTTGCCGACCCGCCTCCGCGGGCAGGTGCGCCTCATCCCGCACAGCGCGCCGCCCGCCCCGGTACGGCTCGACGCGGCAGGGCGGCACCTCTGGACCCCCATCGCGCCCATCGCACGCGCCGAGGTGACTCTCTCGCACCCCGAGCTCCGCTTCTCTGGCAGCGCGTACCTCGACGCCAACGCGGGCGACGAGCCACTGGAAGACGCCTTCACGGGCTGGAGCTGGGCACGGGCAACGACCGGAGAAGGCCATCGCCATCCTCACGCCAGCGCAGCGCACGACGAGGTGGCCGTGTCCTATCAGGTGGAGCGGCGTGATGGCTCTCGCCTGCGCATCGCCCGCACCTTCGACCGCCGGGGCGACGAGCGCGAGCTGGGCGCCCACGCCCTGCGCCCCTTCGGTCGAACGGGCTGGGGCCTCTCGCGGTCCATCGCGGTCGACCCGGGCACCTCGCCGCACCTCGTCCGCACCCTGGAAGACACGCCGTTCTACGCGCGCTCGCTCGCCTCGGCCACGCTCGGCGGTCGCCAGGCGACCGTGGTCCACGAGCAGCTCTCGCTGGAGCGCTTCCAGTGCTCGTGGGTGCGCTTCTTGATTCCGTTTCGCATGCGGAGAGCGACTTGA
- the crtD gene encoding 1-hydroxycarotenoid 3,4-desaturase CrtD, which yields MNDRERVLVVGAGAGGLAAAALLAARGVEVTVLERAARAGGKMREISVGGRLIDGGPTVLTMRWVIEELFAACGLRLDDHLHLQRAEVLARHAWPDGASLDLFADQERTVEAIQAFSGREDADGYRRFCRYAHDIFRTVNSPFLQSERPTMRTLLDTAGSLGIGGILRIDGYRTLWKALGDFFRDPRLLQLFGRYATYCGSSPYLAPATLNVVAHVEREGVWLVEGGMIRVADALAEAATRAGATFRYGAHVAEIVVSGGQVRGVRLDDGEVIGARAVIFNGDVGALARGLLGKPAAKKMPDPGDSRSLSAITWALTGTPRGFPLLHHNVFFSSNYAAEFDALFQRASVPQEPTVYVCAQDRGASLAAPSAPPPPTDAAQASPERFLCLINAPAVGDKRPLSPQEIRECEARTFTHLRRLGLSLEPSSEPIATAPHDFERLFPGTGGALYGPASHGWSAPLARAGSRAKLAGLYLAGGSVHPGAGVPMAMLSGRLAATSVLEDLGSTTPSRARVTPGGISTS from the coding sequence GTGAACGATCGGGAACGTGTCCTCGTGGTCGGTGCAGGTGCGGGAGGCCTCGCCGCAGCCGCCTTGCTCGCAGCGCGCGGGGTGGAGGTGACCGTCCTCGAGCGGGCCGCGCGGGCTGGTGGGAAAATGCGGGAGATCTCGGTCGGGGGACGCCTGATCGACGGCGGCCCGACCGTCCTCACCATGCGCTGGGTCATCGAGGAGCTATTCGCCGCCTGCGGCCTCCGCCTCGACGATCATCTACATCTCCAGCGGGCCGAGGTCCTCGCCCGACACGCCTGGCCCGACGGCGCAAGCCTCGATCTTTTCGCCGATCAGGAGCGCACCGTCGAGGCCATTCAGGCATTCAGCGGCCGCGAAGACGCCGACGGCTACCGCCGATTCTGCCGCTATGCCCACGACATCTTCCGTACGGTGAACAGTCCCTTCCTCCAGTCGGAGCGGCCCACCATGCGCACCTTGCTCGACACGGCGGGGAGCCTGGGCATCGGCGGCATCCTTCGCATCGACGGCTACCGGACACTGTGGAAAGCCCTGGGTGATTTTTTTCGCGATCCGCGGCTGCTCCAGCTCTTCGGGCGCTATGCGACCTACTGCGGCTCGTCGCCGTACCTCGCGCCCGCGACGCTCAACGTGGTGGCCCATGTGGAGCGCGAGGGCGTGTGGTTGGTGGAGGGTGGCATGATCCGCGTCGCGGACGCGCTGGCCGAGGCCGCGACGCGCGCAGGAGCCACCTTCCGCTATGGCGCGCACGTGGCCGAGATCGTGGTGAGTGGTGGACAGGTGCGCGGCGTGCGGCTCGACGATGGCGAGGTCATCGGCGCCCGGGCGGTGATCTTCAATGGCGACGTGGGGGCGCTGGCACGGGGGCTGCTGGGGAAGCCGGCAGCGAAGAAGATGCCCGATCCTGGCGACTCACGGTCCCTCTCGGCCATCACCTGGGCCTTGACGGGGACGCCGCGCGGCTTTCCGCTTCTTCATCACAACGTGTTCTTCTCCTCGAACTACGCGGCCGAGTTCGACGCCCTCTTCCAGAGGGCCTCCGTGCCGCAAGAGCCCACCGTTTACGTGTGCGCTCAGGACCGAGGCGCGTCCCTCGCCGCCCCCTCCGCCCCTCCCCCTCCCACCGACGCGGCGCAAGCCTCCCCGGAGCGGTTTCTGTGCCTCATCAACGCCCCAGCCGTCGGCGACAAGCGCCCTCTTTCCCCCCAGGAGATCCGCGAATGCGAAGCTCGGACGTTCACTCACCTGCGTCGGCTGGGGCTCTCGCTCGAGCCCTCGAGCGAACCGATCGCGACGGCGCCTCACGATTTCGAGCGCCTGTTCCCGGGCACGGGCGGGGCTCTCTATGGCCCAGCTTCGCATGGCTGGAGCGCACCGCTCGCCAGGGCGGGCTCTCGCGCCAAGCTCGCGGGCCTGTACCTGGCGGGGGGGAGCGTCCATCCGGGGGCGGGCGTCCCCATGGCGATGCTGAGCGGACGGCTCGCGGCGACGAGCGTCCTCGAGGACCTCGGTTCGACCACCCCCTCACGCGCACGGGTTACGCCTGGTGGTATCTCGACGTCGTGA
- a CDS encoding polyprenyl synthetase family protein: protein MDSADRIERALRAAVAPLASPDAPPTLSAAVQHALFPGGGRIRPRLCLAVASACGDALPPLAEAAAIAVELVHCASLVHDDLPCFDDAPVRRGRPSVHAAFGEPLAVLAGDQLIALGFEVLAQAALVEGAWAPHHALGAARLALVLGRAVGAPYGIIGGQGWESEAHIPFAAYRRAKTGALFEAAAVSGAVASGQEGGAWRAFGQRIGEAYQLADDLLDVEGDAEAMGKPTGRDEALGRPNAAAHLGVHGARRLLRELLAEAHEVIPACVNAEALRGWLRELSEKLAVAHRPAVTMHVEAGSA, encoded by the coding sequence ATGGATTCAGCCGACCGGATCGAGCGCGCCTTGCGCGCTGCGGTGGCTCCACTGGCTTCTCCGGACGCGCCTCCAACATTGAGCGCAGCCGTCCAGCACGCCCTGTTCCCCGGCGGTGGCCGCATCCGTCCACGGCTTTGCCTCGCGGTCGCTTCGGCCTGTGGGGATGCTTTGCCGCCACTCGCCGAAGCGGCAGCAATTGCGGTGGAACTGGTGCATTGCGCGTCTCTGGTGCACGACGATCTTCCCTGCTTCGACGACGCGCCCGTGCGTCGAGGGCGGCCTTCGGTGCACGCGGCCTTCGGAGAGCCGCTGGCCGTCCTGGCAGGCGATCAGCTCATTGCCCTCGGTTTCGAGGTGCTGGCTCAGGCTGCCCTCGTCGAGGGCGCGTGGGCGCCTCACCACGCTCTGGGGGCTGCGCGGCTGGCGCTGGTGCTCGGCCGGGCCGTCGGCGCTCCGTACGGGATCATCGGAGGGCAGGGGTGGGAATCGGAAGCGCACATCCCCTTTGCCGCTTACCGGCGCGCGAAGACCGGAGCGCTGTTCGAGGCCGCTGCCGTGAGTGGCGCCGTCGCGTCCGGGCAGGAGGGAGGAGCGTGGCGCGCCTTCGGGCAGCGCATCGGGGAGGCGTATCAGCTCGCCGACGATCTGCTGGATGTGGAAGGCGACGCCGAGGCGATGGGCAAGCCCACGGGCAGGGACGAGGCGCTGGGGCGTCCGAATGCGGCCGCGCACCTCGGTGTCCATGGCGCGCGGCGCTTGCTGCGCGAGCTGCTCGCCGAGGCGCATGAAGTCATCCCTGCCTGCGTGAACGCGGAGGCGCTGCGCGGCTGGCTCCGTGAGCTGTCCGAGAAGCTCGCCGTCGCGCATCGGCCCGCCGTCACCATGCACGTGGAGGCGGGGTCGGCCTGA
- a CDS encoding sensor histidine kinase, whose translation MSEPHVGRERLLYFALVPAIVLAVLVLGGIALRTTLQIEKARQQTVFDATLTLADERVDRLDKLIIAQDNVVAAHVDVANLALITQRWLPTAARETPTVRAILVLDLDSPEREVLSFTSRGTPGREDDAIRRLLVTRLLPQLNFDGPVEELRHLHHVVGEQSLLLSYWQRSREGQRYLVVAWHDVPRLVHEVLPRLYRDLDRGNSRMNVIDESGRIVFGPPIKEGEFTVGRPFPTTLYNWRLQLALTTAEELGQKVERQRLIEIGMVGIAGLVALAGIAIVVLASVKERRLAVLKSDFVANVSHELKTPLSLIRMFGDLLLGGRVPTDEKRRQYLQIIVGESERLTALIENVLDFAKVEGGKTAYEFNEGDVGEVAARAIELYRYRAEREGMEAHLEVNDEGLEARFDAGALELAIMNLLDNATKYAREGGRVDVMVARAEAGQIEVRVSDRGPGIDPEEREQIFERFVRGRRAAEHRARGSGIGLALVKHIAESHGGSVSVRSPITEDGRGSTFVLSLPALGRQRLSHTLPNEGERLSMAD comes from the coding sequence ATGAGCGAGCCCCACGTCGGTCGGGAGCGGTTGCTCTACTTCGCGCTGGTCCCGGCGATCGTGCTCGCCGTGCTGGTGCTCGGAGGCATCGCCCTCCGCACCACCCTGCAGATCGAGAAAGCCCGACAGCAGACGGTCTTCGACGCCACCCTCACCCTCGCCGACGAGCGCGTCGACCGTCTCGACAAACTGATCATCGCGCAGGACAACGTCGTCGCCGCCCACGTCGACGTCGCCAACCTGGCCCTGATCACCCAGCGCTGGCTGCCCACCGCCGCCCGCGAAACGCCGACGGTGCGCGCCATCCTGGTCCTGGACCTCGACAGCCCCGAGCGCGAGGTCCTCTCCTTCACCTCGCGCGGCACCCCGGGGCGCGAGGACGACGCGATCCGACGCCTCCTCGTCACCCGGCTCCTCCCCCAGCTCAACTTCGACGGCCCCGTCGAGGAGTTGCGGCACCTGCACCACGTCGTCGGCGAGCAGAGCCTCTTGCTCAGCTACTGGCAGCGGAGCCGCGAGGGACAGCGCTACCTCGTCGTCGCCTGGCACGACGTGCCGAGGCTGGTCCACGAGGTGCTCCCCCGCCTCTACCGGGACCTCGATCGCGGCAACAGCCGCATGAACGTCATCGACGAGAGCGGCCGCATCGTGTTCGGACCGCCGATCAAGGAAGGCGAGTTCACCGTCGGTCGCCCCTTCCCGACGACCCTCTACAACTGGCGCCTCCAGCTTGCGCTCACCACTGCCGAGGAACTCGGGCAGAAAGTGGAGCGCCAGCGCCTGATCGAGATCGGCATGGTCGGCATCGCCGGCCTCGTCGCCCTCGCGGGCATCGCCATCGTCGTGCTCGCCTCGGTCAAGGAGCGCCGCCTCGCGGTGCTGAAGAGCGATTTCGTGGCCAACGTGTCCCACGAGCTGAAGACACCGCTCTCGCTCATCCGCATGTTCGGCGACCTCCTGCTCGGCGGCCGCGTCCCCACGGACGAGAAGCGACGCCAGTACCTGCAGATCATCGTCGGCGAGAGCGAGCGGCTCACGGCGCTCATCGAGAACGTGCTCGACTTCGCCAAGGTCGAGGGGGGCAAGACCGCGTACGAGTTCAATGAAGGAGACGTCGGCGAGGTCGCCGCGCGCGCCATCGAGCTGTACCGTTACCGGGCAGAGCGAGAGGGCATGGAGGCCCACCTCGAAGTGAACGACGAGGGCCTCGAGGCCCGCTTCGACGCTGGCGCGCTGGAGCTGGCGATCATGAACCTGCTCGACAACGCCACGAAATACGCCCGGGAAGGCGGGCGCGTCGACGTCATGGTCGCGAGAGCGGAGGCAGGCCAGATCGAGGTCCGCGTGAGCGATCGCGGCCCGGGGATCGACCCCGAAGAGCGAGAGCAGATCTTCGAGCGCTTCGTCCGGGGCCGCCGCGCCGCCGAGCACCGCGCGCGTGGAAGCGGGATCGGGCTTGCGCTGGTCAAGCACATCGCCGAGAGCCACGGCGGCAGCGTCTCGGTGCGCAGCCCCATCACCGAAGACGGTCGTGGCAGCACCTTCGTCCTTTCCTTGCCCGCCCTGGGACGGCAGCGTCTCTCTCACACGCTGCCAAACGAGGGGGAGCGACTCAGCATGGCGGACTGA